Proteins from one Legionella taurinensis genomic window:
- a CDS encoding cysteine desulfurase: protein MNTAPALMSDLELQTIRSQFPILHQKVNDCPYVYFDNAATTQKPKAVIEAMNHYYTQDNANVHRGVHTLSARATIQYEAARGKVQRFINASAPQECIFVRGTTEGINLVAQSYLRPRIAAGDEILITHMEHHANIVPWQMVCQQTGAQLQVAPISQDGEVLLDEFEKKLNANTRLVAISYVSNALGTINPVKQMIDMAHAHGALVLLDGAQSTAHLPIDVQDLNCDFYAFSGHKMYGPTGIGVLWGKEHLLNDMMPYQGGGEMIQYVTFEATEYAPLPHKFEAGTPNIAGVIGLGATLDYLWSLDMEAIAAYEAHLLEYATQAVQSVKGFRIIGTARHKVPIVSFVHGKIHAHDIGTILDSEGIAVRSGHHCAMPLMAFFDVAATSRLSLAFYNTKEEIDRFACALERVKEVFA, encoded by the coding sequence ATGAATACAGCCCCTGCCTTGATGAGCGATCTCGAATTACAGACGATACGGTCTCAGTTTCCTATTCTTCACCAGAAGGTGAATGACTGCCCTTACGTGTATTTTGACAATGCCGCCACCACCCAGAAGCCCAAGGCGGTCATTGAGGCCATGAACCATTACTACACCCAGGACAATGCCAATGTGCATCGCGGCGTGCACACGCTTTCGGCGCGCGCCACCATCCAGTATGAAGCGGCACGCGGCAAAGTCCAGCGTTTCATCAATGCCAGCGCGCCGCAGGAATGCATTTTTGTGCGGGGTACGACGGAAGGCATCAACCTGGTTGCCCAAAGTTACCTTCGTCCGCGCATTGCCGCCGGCGACGAAATTCTGATTACTCACATGGAACACCATGCCAACATTGTTCCCTGGCAAATGGTCTGTCAGCAAACCGGAGCCCAATTGCAGGTGGCGCCCATTTCCCAGGATGGGGAAGTGCTCCTTGATGAGTTTGAAAAAAAATTAAACGCCAACACCCGATTGGTGGCCATCAGCTATGTATCCAACGCGCTCGGCACCATCAATCCGGTGAAGCAAATGATTGACATGGCGCATGCCCACGGCGCACTGGTGCTGCTGGACGGCGCGCAGTCGACGGCGCATTTGCCTATTGATGTGCAGGATCTCAATTGTGATTTTTACGCGTTTTCAGGTCATAAAATGTACGGTCCAACCGGCATTGGCGTATTATGGGGCAAAGAGCATCTGCTGAATGACATGATGCCTTATCAGGGCGGCGGTGAAATGATTCAGTATGTCACGTTTGAGGCCACGGAATACGCTCCGCTTCCCCATAAATTTGAAGCAGGCACCCCTAACATCGCCGGTGTGATTGGTCTGGGTGCGACCCTTGACTATTTATGGTCTCTGGATATGGAAGCCATTGCTGCTTATGAGGCCCATTTATTGGAGTATGCTACCCAGGCGGTGCAATCGGTTAAAGGATTCAGGATCATAGGCACTGCCCGCCATAAAGTGCCGATTGTGTCCTTTGTTCACGGAAAAATTCACGCCCACGACATCGGCACCATCCTTGACAGCGAAGGCATTGCCGTTCGCAGCGGTCACCATTGCGCGATGCCGTTAATGGCCTTTTTTGATGTGGCGGCCACCTCGCGCCTGTCCTTGGCATTTTATAATACCAAAGAGGAAATTGATCGTTTTGCCTGTGCGCTTGAACGCGTTAAAGAGGTGTTTGCATGA
- the greA gene encoding transcription elongation factor GreA, translating into MSKHPMTVKGAEALKSELHRLKTVERPRIVEAIATARAHGDLKENAEYHAAREQQSFNEGRIQELEAKLSNCQIVDISKLSNQGKVVFGATVKVCHLVNNTEICYQIVGEDEADIKLNKISYSSPIGRALIGKQVDDTVVVQTPGGTVEYDIIEVHYAAE; encoded by the coding sequence ATGTCAAAGCATCCAATGACTGTTAAGGGCGCCGAAGCGCTGAAAAGTGAATTGCACCGTTTGAAAACCGTGGAGCGCCCACGCATTGTGGAGGCCATTGCCACGGCGCGCGCCCATGGCGATCTGAAAGAAAATGCGGAATACCACGCCGCCCGCGAACAGCAAAGTTTTAATGAAGGCCGCATTCAGGAACTGGAAGCCAAATTATCCAATTGCCAGATCGTGGATATCAGCAAGCTGTCTAATCAGGGCAAGGTTGTTTTCGGCGCTACTGTCAAAGTCTGTCATTTGGTGAATAATACGGAAATCTGTTACCAGATCGTGGGCGAGGACGAAGCAGACATCAAATTAAATAAAATCTCCTACAGCTCACCCATTGGCCGTGCGCTCATTGGCAAACAGGTCGACGACACCGTGGTGGTTCAAACTCCGGGTGGGACCGTCGAATACGACATCATTGAAGTGCATTACGCCGCTGAGTAG
- a CDS encoding HAD family acid phosphatase has protein sequence MNTLSSFFLKLFLSFSLLLSLTPSAFAEPPNLSIVKNEIRTYHDSGIYNQELTQAIARAHDYIMAQVKANNHHAIKQKLAIVLDIDETSLSNYDDIIKNDFTADRQAIHQQILKARAPAIKPMLALYKDAIEHGVKVFFVTGRNQSELKATETNLLKAGYKHWAGLYVRPDNYQQQSIVPFKAHARELISKKGYTIIATIGDQYSDLMGGFAKKEFKLPNPFYFLP, from the coding sequence ATGAACACCTTGTCTTCCTTTTTCCTGAAGTTGTTCCTGTCTTTTTCACTTCTTCTTTCTCTCACGCCTTCAGCGTTCGCTGAACCGCCGAACTTAAGCATTGTAAAAAATGAAATCAGAACCTACCATGATTCCGGTATTTATAACCAGGAACTGACCCAGGCGATTGCCAGGGCGCACGACTACATCATGGCTCAGGTCAAAGCCAACAACCACCATGCGATTAAACAAAAGCTGGCCATTGTGTTGGATATCGATGAAACCAGCCTCAGCAATTATGATGACATCATTAAAAATGATTTTACCGCCGACCGTCAGGCCATCCACCAGCAAATTCTGAAAGCCAGGGCACCGGCCATTAAGCCCATGCTTGCGCTTTACAAAGATGCCATTGAGCATGGCGTCAAGGTGTTTTTCGTCACCGGAAGAAATCAATCGGAATTGAAGGCCACTGAAACCAATTTACTGAAGGCAGGCTATAAACACTGGGCTGGGCTGTATGTTCGTCCTGACAATTACCAGCAACAATCCATTGTGCCCTTTAAAGCCCATGCCCGGGAGTTAATCAGTAAGAAGGGCTATACCATCATTGCCACCATTGGTGATCAATACAGTGACTTGATGGGTGGTTTTGCCAAAAAAGAATTCAAACTGCCAAATCCTTTCTATTTCCTGCCTTGA
- the sufB gene encoding Fe-S cluster assembly protein SufB yields MAKSNEQIHSLLEREYQHGFVTDIEVDTFEPGLNEEIIRRLSAIKGEPEFLLEWRLKAFEYWQTMPHPEWASVHYPPIDYQGISYYSAPKNKKGAPKSLDEVDPELLRTYEKLGIPLREQEMLAGVAVDAVFDSVSVATTFKAKLAEAGVIFCPFSEAVREYPELVRQYLGSVVPYRDNFYAALNSAVFSDGSFVYIPKGVRCPMELSTYFRINAASTGQFERTLIVADSDSYVSYLEGCTAPMRDENQLHAAVVELVALDGAQIKYSTVQNWYPGDKDGKGGIYNFVTKRGACRGKRSKISWTQIETGSAITWKYPSVILQGDDSVGEFYSVALTNNCQQADTGTKMIHIGKNTRSTIIAKGISAGRSHNAYRGLVRIAPTAVNARNFTQCDSMLMGSECSAHTFPYIEVKNPTAQLEHEATTSKISEEQLFYCQQRGIDTEDAVSMIVNGFCKQVLKELPMEFAVEATKLLGISLEGAVG; encoded by the coding sequence ATGGCTAAAAGCAACGAACAGATTCATTCTCTCCTTGAAAGGGAATACCAGCACGGCTTTGTAACCGACATTGAAGTGGATACCTTTGAACCGGGTCTCAATGAAGAGATCATTCGCCGTCTGTCTGCGATTAAGGGGGAGCCTGAGTTTTTGCTTGAATGGCGTTTGAAAGCGTTTGAATACTGGCAGACCATGCCGCATCCGGAATGGGCAAGCGTCCACTATCCGCCGATTGATTATCAGGGTATTTCCTATTATTCCGCGCCAAAAAACAAAAAGGGCGCGCCGAAAAGTCTGGATGAAGTTGACCCCGAATTGCTGCGCACCTATGAAAAACTCGGTATCCCTCTGCGTGAGCAGGAAATGCTGGCGGGCGTTGCCGTCGATGCGGTGTTTGACAGCGTGTCCGTGGCCACAACGTTCAAGGCCAAGCTCGCGGAAGCCGGCGTCATTTTCTGTCCATTTTCCGAAGCCGTGCGCGAATACCCCGAACTGGTTCGCCAATACCTGGGTTCTGTTGTGCCGTATCGCGATAATTTTTATGCGGCTCTCAATTCCGCCGTGTTCAGTGACGGCTCGTTTGTGTACATCCCGAAAGGGGTTCGCTGTCCTATGGAATTATCCACTTATTTCCGCATCAATGCCGCCTCCACCGGTCAATTTGAACGGACGCTGATTGTGGCTGACAGCGACAGTTACGTGTCGTATCTTGAAGGGTGCACCGCACCCATGCGCGATGAAAACCAGCTGCATGCGGCCGTGGTGGAACTGGTGGCCTTGGACGGCGCACAGATTAAATACTCCACCGTACAAAACTGGTATCCGGGCGACAAAGACGGCAAGGGTGGGATTTACAATTTTGTCACCAAGCGCGGCGCCTGCCGGGGCAAACGGTCGAAAATTTCCTGGACGCAGATTGAAACCGGTTCGGCCATCACCTGGAAATACCCCAGCGTGATTCTGCAGGGGGATGATTCGGTGGGTGAATTCTATTCGGTAGCCCTCACCAACAATTGCCAGCAGGCAGACACGGGCACCAAGATGATTCACATTGGCAAGAATACCCGTTCAACGATTATCGCCAAGGGCATCAGTGCCGGGCGGTCTCACAATGCTTACCGCGGTCTGGTCCGCATAGCGCCCACGGCTGTCAATGCACGCAATTTTACCCAATGCGATTCCATGCTGATGGGGAGTGAGTGTTCAGCTCATACGTTTCCTTACATTGAGGTGAAAAACCCCACCGCGCAGCTTGAACATGAAGCGACCACCTCCAAAATCAGCGAGGAGCAATTATTTTATTGCCAACAGCGGGGCATTGATACGGAAGATGCGGTGTCAATGATCGTGAATGGTTTTTGTAAACAAGTGTTAAAAGAGTTACCCATGGAGTTTGCCGTCGAAGCGACCAAATTGCTGGGTATCAGTCTGGAAGGGGCAGTAGGCTAA
- a CDS encoding EAL domain-containing protein, with protein sequence MVYQPFYDGVTGEIIGLESLLRWNHPEKGVLAAGDFIHTLEKSPLIIPVSEWIIKSVCQQAKIWKDKKILPGPIAINVSTVQFLRHSLSNVINAILDEIQLPPSSIELEITETFFIEYNERLYKEIDALKKGGINLVIDDFGTGYSSLSYLKHLPVNKIKIDKAFIDNCQHDYLDQTIISAIITIAHKLNISVIAEGVEVEEQLDTLKVLGIDGIQGYYYSRPLTRDDCEIELKKSIIEKYLKD encoded by the coding sequence ATGGTCTATCAGCCCTTCTATGACGGGGTCACGGGTGAAATCATTGGTCTTGAATCCCTGTTGCGCTGGAATCACCCGGAAAAAGGGGTGCTGGCGGCCGGGGATTTCATCCATACGCTCGAAAAAAGCCCATTGATTATTCCAGTCAGCGAATGGATTATCAAATCCGTCTGTCAACAGGCCAAGATCTGGAAAGACAAGAAAATTCTACCCGGTCCCATTGCCATCAATGTCTCGACCGTGCAATTCCTGCGTCATTCATTAAGCAATGTCATTAATGCCATTCTCGATGAAATCCAGCTGCCCCCCTCCAGCATCGAACTGGAAATCACCGAAACCTTTTTTATTGAATACAATGAACGGCTGTACAAGGAAATCGATGCGCTAAAGAAAGGCGGCATTAATCTGGTGATTGATGATTTCGGCACCGGCTATTCCAGTCTGTCCTACTTAAAACATTTGCCGGTGAATAAAATTAAAATCGACAAAGCTTTCATTGACAATTGCCAGCATGACTACCTGGATCAGACCATTATCAGCGCCATCATCACCATCGCCCATAAACTGAACATCAGTGTCATTGCCGAAGGCGTTGAAGTCGAGGAACAGTTGGACACCCTCAAGGTACTGGGTATCGACGGCATCCAGGGGTATTATTACTCGCGCCCGTTGACCAGGGATGATTGTGAAATTGAACTGAAAAAATCCATCATCGAAAAATACCTGAAAGACTAA
- the sufD gene encoding Fe-S cluster assembly protein SufD, translated as MSEVLNFYQQQAQAGLSPIAWLADLQKKALRDFTRQGFPAKHQEDWKYTSLDGFLQQPFTEASASYSAVDAERSDSPCALRLQVHNGHVLGAEALASQLPPGMMVQSLQDALKTNPERIKSWLGQIARHEHGFQALNSAMMQRGVVIYLPAGVILEEPLLIEHWQDNEHQAVHTRQLIIAEAGSEATVVECFQGRSGCCYLSNALTEIHVDSGARLTHYKIQNESRAAYHVGEVAAHVAAQGQFNSQSLSVGSKMARSDTRITFKGENAQALMNGIYMTSDNQHVDHHTVVNHDVPHCHSEQDYKGILSGRCRAVFNGKVIVAKNAQHTEAHQQNKNLLLSAQAEIDTKPQLEIFADDVICSHGATVGQLDEDALFYLATRGIERSEAVHYLIHAFAAANLRLIPHRQLAEWMAALISQQLRTLS; from the coding sequence ATGAGCGAGGTGTTAAATTTTTACCAACAGCAAGCCCAGGCTGGCCTGTCGCCCATTGCCTGGCTGGCTGATTTGCAGAAGAAAGCCTTGCGTGATTTTACCCGTCAGGGATTTCCGGCAAAGCACCAGGAGGACTGGAAATACACCAGCCTGGACGGCTTTTTGCAGCAGCCGTTTACTGAAGCCAGTGCTTCGTATTCTGCTGTTGACGCGGAGCGTTCAGACAGCCCCTGTGCCCTGCGTCTTCAGGTGCACAATGGTCACGTGCTGGGTGCTGAGGCTCTGGCATCGCAGTTACCGCCGGGTATGATGGTGCAATCCCTGCAGGATGCCCTAAAGACCAATCCTGAGCGTATCAAATCCTGGCTCGGTCAAATCGCGCGCCATGAGCATGGCTTTCAGGCCTTAAATTCCGCCATGATGCAACGCGGCGTGGTCATTTACCTGCCGGCAGGCGTCATCCTTGAAGAACCCTTGCTAATTGAACATTGGCAGGATAATGAACATCAAGCGGTGCATACCCGCCAGTTGATTATTGCTGAAGCCGGCAGCGAGGCCACGGTGGTCGAGTGTTTCCAGGGTCGTTCAGGCTGCTGTTATCTCAGCAATGCCCTGACGGAAATCCATGTTGATTCAGGCGCCCGCCTGACCCATTATAAAATTCAGAATGAAAGCCGCGCGGCTTACCATGTCGGCGAAGTGGCCGCTCACGTGGCCGCTCAGGGGCAATTCAACAGCCAATCCTTAAGTGTTGGCAGTAAAATGGCGCGCAGCGATACCCGCATTACCTTTAAAGGGGAAAACGCACAGGCTTTGATGAATGGCATTTACATGACTTCGGATAATCAACATGTGGATCATCACACGGTGGTGAATCACGACGTGCCCCATTGCCATAGCGAACAGGATTACAAAGGCATTCTTTCCGGTCGTTGCCGTGCCGTATTTAATGGCAAAGTCATTGTTGCAAAAAACGCCCAGCATACCGAAGCGCATCAGCAGAACAAAAATCTTTTATTGTCTGCTCAAGCTGAAATCGACACCAAGCCGCAACTGGAAATTTTTGCTGATGATGTGATTTGCTCGCACGGAGCCACGGTAGGGCAGTTGGATGAAGACGCCTTGTTTTATCTGGCCACACGCGGCATTGAGCGTTCAGAAGCGGTTCATTATTTAATCCATGCGTTTGCTGCGGCGAATTTACGCCTGATTCCCCATCGCCAATTAGCCGAATGGATGGCCGCGCTCATCAGTCAACAGTTGAGGACCTTGTCATGA
- the carB gene encoding carbamoyl-phosphate synthase large subunit: MPKRSDIQSILILGAGPIVIGQACEFDYSGTQAVRALKEEGYRVILVNSNPATIMTDPELADATYIEPIQWQEVARIIEKEKPDALLPTMGGQTALNCALDLVREGVLARHNVEMIGATREAIDRAEDRDQFRQLMKKIGLDMPRSAIAHSLEEAFQVQAQLGYPAIIRPSFTMGGSGGGIAYNREEFEEICLRGLELSPTHELLIDESVLGWKEFEMEVVRDKNDNCIIVCTIENFDPMGVHTGDSITVAPAQTLTDKEYQRMRDAAIKVLRAVGVDTGGSNVQFAINPEDGRMLVVEMNPRVSRSSALASKATGFPIAKVAAKLAVGYTLDELANEITGGRTPASFEPSIDYVVTKIPRFNFDKFPQTSPILTTQMKSVGEVMAIGSNFQESLQKAIRGLEIGRSGLIPLFKKGDLPRLQGHLHEPTPDRLWYIADAFRQDMSLEDIHQESRVDPWFLSQIQELVMLERSLYGKSINELDHQTLRLMKQRGFADAYLARLLYCNEEQVRARRLELGVVPVYKRIDSCAGEFPSDTAYLYSCYESVCEARPQSDKKKIMILGGGPNRIGQGIEFDYCCVHASLALREAGYQTIMVNCNPETVSTDFDTSDRLYFEPLTLEDVLSIAAVEKPDGIIVHYGGQTPLKLARDLEANGLTIVGTSPDAIDQAEDRERFQKLVAELKLDQPANGTVRSEEEALEVAKRIGYPLVVRPSYVLGGRAMEVVYHEEDLKHYLKHAVAVSNDSPVLLDQFLSDAIEVDIDAVCDGKDVMIGAIMEHIEQAGVHSGDSACTLPPFSLSVVVQQDLIEQVRQMALKLGVVGLINAQFAIQADDIYVLEVNPRASRTVPFVSKATGLPLAKIAALCKIGVSLKQQGLSQHYPMPSFYSIKLPVFPFIKFSGVDSILGPEMKSTGEVMGIARRFGQAYAKAQLGAGCNIVKRRRAFVSVRDADKTRVGEIVKRLIQLGFDIIATRGTALALQAAGVECRRVFKVAEGRPHVLDFIKNNEIDFIVNTTEGKQAIADSFAIRRSALQHKVSYTTTLSGAEAACLAMKYEDRETVSRLQDLH; encoded by the coding sequence ATGCCAAAACGCTCTGATATCCAATCCATCCTGATTCTCGGCGCAGGTCCAATTGTCATTGGCCAAGCCTGCGAATTTGATTATTCCGGGACCCAGGCGGTCCGCGCTTTAAAAGAAGAAGGGTACCGCGTTATTCTGGTCAATTCCAACCCGGCCACCATCATGACTGATCCCGAGTTGGCGGATGCCACTTACATTGAACCCATTCAGTGGCAGGAGGTGGCGCGGATTATTGAAAAGGAAAAACCGGATGCGCTATTGCCCACCATGGGTGGTCAGACCGCGCTGAACTGTGCCCTGGATCTGGTTAGGGAAGGGGTTTTGGCTCGCCATAACGTCGAAATGATTGGTGCGACCCGTGAAGCCATTGACCGGGCCGAAGACCGCGATCAGTTTCGCCAGTTAATGAAAAAAATTGGCCTGGACATGCCGCGCTCAGCCATTGCCCACAGCCTTGAAGAAGCCTTTCAGGTGCAGGCACAGCTTGGATACCCGGCCATCATCAGACCTTCGTTCACCATGGGCGGCAGCGGCGGGGGCATTGCCTATAACCGGGAAGAGTTTGAGGAAATCTGTCTGCGTGGACTCGAATTGTCGCCAACCCATGAACTGCTCATCGATGAGTCTGTACTGGGCTGGAAAGAATTTGAAATGGAAGTGGTTCGCGATAAAAACGACAATTGCATTATCGTGTGCACCATTGAAAATTTTGATCCCATGGGCGTGCACACCGGCGATTCCATTACCGTCGCCCCGGCACAAACCCTGACGGATAAAGAATACCAGCGCATGCGTGATGCGGCGATTAAAGTGCTGCGCGCTGTTGGTGTCGATACCGGCGGCTCCAATGTCCAGTTTGCCATCAATCCGGAAGACGGGCGCATGCTGGTGGTGGAAATGAATCCCCGCGTATCGCGAAGTTCGGCCTTAGCGTCCAAAGCCACGGGTTTCCCCATTGCCAAAGTGGCTGCCAAGCTCGCCGTGGGCTATACCCTCGATGAGCTGGCCAACGAGATTACCGGCGGCCGGACGCCGGCCTCGTTTGAGCCCAGCATTGACTATGTTGTAACCAAAATTCCCCGCTTTAATTTCGACAAATTCCCGCAAACCTCACCTATCCTGACCACGCAGATGAAATCGGTGGGTGAAGTGATGGCCATTGGTTCCAATTTTCAGGAATCCTTGCAAAAAGCCATCCGCGGGCTTGAAATTGGCCGTAGTGGACTTATTCCCCTCTTTAAAAAAGGGGACCTGCCGCGTTTGCAGGGGCATTTGCATGAGCCGACTCCGGATCGCCTGTGGTACATTGCCGACGCGTTCCGTCAGGACATGTCGCTTGAAGACATCCACCAGGAAAGCCGCGTCGATCCCTGGTTTTTGTCCCAGATTCAGGAACTGGTGATGCTTGAGCGCTCCTTGTACGGCAAATCCATCAATGAACTCGATCACCAGACCCTGCGTTTAATGAAACAGCGCGGTTTTGCCGATGCCTACCTGGCGCGTTTGCTTTACTGCAATGAAGAACAGGTAAGGGCGCGTCGGCTGGAACTCGGGGTTGTGCCGGTTTACAAGCGCATTGATTCCTGCGCCGGTGAATTTCCAAGCGACACGGCTTACCTGTATTCCTGTTATGAAAGCGTTTGCGAGGCACGTCCGCAATCCGACAAGAAAAAAATCATGATTTTAGGCGGCGGGCCCAACCGCATCGGGCAGGGCATTGAATTTGATTATTGTTGTGTCCATGCGTCCTTAGCCCTGCGCGAAGCGGGATATCAGACCATCATGGTCAATTGTAACCCGGAAACGGTCTCCACCGATTTCGATACCTCCGATCGCCTTTATTTCGAACCGCTTACCCTGGAAGATGTTTTGTCCATTGCCGCGGTGGAAAAACCCGATGGCATCATTGTCCACTACGGCGGCCAGACACCGCTGAAACTCGCACGGGATCTCGAAGCCAACGGCCTAACCATTGTCGGCACCTCGCCGGATGCCATTGATCAGGCCGAAGATCGCGAACGTTTCCAGAAGCTGGTGGCTGAACTGAAGCTTGACCAACCCGCCAATGGCACCGTGCGCAGCGAGGAAGAAGCGCTCGAAGTGGCCAAGCGAATCGGGTATCCCTTGGTGGTTCGGCCCTCCTACGTGCTCGGCGGCCGGGCAATGGAAGTGGTTTATCACGAAGAGGATCTGAAGCATTACCTTAAGCATGCGGTGGCTGTATCCAATGATTCGCCGGTGCTGCTTGACCAGTTTCTCAGTGACGCCATTGAAGTCGACATCGATGCTGTCTGTGACGGCAAGGATGTGATGATTGGCGCCATCATGGAACACATTGAGCAGGCGGGTGTGCACTCCGGCGATTCTGCCTGCACGCTGCCGCCCTTCAGTTTAAGCGTGGTTGTGCAACAGGACTTGATTGAACAGGTTCGCCAAATGGCCTTAAAACTTGGGGTGGTTGGCTTGATCAATGCCCAGTTTGCCATTCAGGCCGATGACATTTATGTGCTTGAAGTGAACCCCAGAGCCTCAAGAACGGTGCCGTTTGTTTCCAAAGCCACCGGCCTGCCTCTAGCAAAAATAGCCGCGCTTTGTAAAATCGGCGTCTCCTTAAAGCAGCAGGGATTGAGCCAGCATTACCCCATGCCTTCGTTTTATTCCATTAAATTACCGGTTTTCCCGTTCATTAAATTCTCAGGGGTGGATTCAATCCTTGGACCTGAGATGAAATCGACCGGGGAAGTGATGGGAATTGCCCGCCGCTTTGGCCAGGCGTATGCCAAGGCGCAATTGGGCGCCGGGTGCAATATCGTCAAGCGCCGCCGTGCATTCGTCTCGGTTCGGGATGCGGATAAGACGCGGGTAGGAGAAATTGTAAAACGATTGATTCAGTTAGGTTTTGATATTATCGCCACGCGGGGTACCGCCCTGGCATTGCAGGCGGCTGGCGTGGAATGCCGGCGTGTTTTCAAGGTAGCAGAGGGACGACCGCATGTGCTAGATTTTATTAAAAATAATGAAATTGATTTTATCGTCAATACAACGGAGGGCAAACAGGCTATCGCCGATTCGTTTGCGATCAGACGCAGTGCCTTGCAACACAAGGTAAGCTACACGACCACTTTGTCGGGAGCTGAGGCCGCCTGTTTGGCTATGAAGTATGAAGACCGCGAAACGGTCTCTCGTTTACAGGATTTACATTAG
- a CDS encoding SUF system Fe-S cluster assembly regulator — translation MLRISKLADYGTVMMVYLARRAPTLCNARDIAQHTHIAVPTVSKLLKRLTAAGLLTSVRGVSGGYRLKLAASEISVGQIISALEERLGLTECSLQQNVCSLQSVCHIQGNWQLISQAIEAALDSVSLEVLAKPTLPAVELDRIRQLASGVSHG, via the coding sequence ATGCTGCGCATCAGCAAATTGGCCGATTATGGAACAGTCATGATGGTGTATCTTGCCCGGCGCGCCCCGACGCTTTGTAATGCCAGGGATATTGCCCAGCATACGCACATCGCTGTTCCCACGGTCAGCAAATTACTCAAACGGCTGACGGCAGCCGGGTTACTCACGTCCGTACGCGGCGTGAGCGGGGGGTATCGGTTAAAGCTTGCAGCTTCCGAGATATCCGTAGGACAGATTATCAGTGCTCTGGAGGAGCGGCTTGGTTTAACCGAATGCAGTCTGCAGCAGAATGTCTGTTCTCTGCAAAGTGTATGTCACATACAGGGCAATTGGCAGTTGATCAGCCAGGCAATCGAAGCGGCGTTGGACAGTGTCAGTCTCGAAGTACTGGCGAAACCCACGCTGCCCGCGGTGGAACTTGACCGCATCAGGCAATTAGCAAGTGGAGTTAGTCATGGCTAA
- a CDS encoding hemerythrin domain-containing protein, with the protein MNAIDFLIKEHNRVRKMLADINDASHREETRRKLFAVLSQDLIRHEKMEHAVWYPHFKDRLDDTVKHLVSEEKGAERAIKQLDDTATTQTWEEQFSKFKKDVEHHATEEEQILFPKVKTLLSEEQLEKIGQDMFHFKQDHQPSTH; encoded by the coding sequence ATGAACGCCATTGATTTTTTAATTAAAGAGCATAATCGCGTACGAAAGATGCTGGCCGACATCAATGATGCTTCGCACCGTGAGGAAACCCGGCGCAAACTGTTCGCTGTGTTATCTCAAGATTTAATCCGACATGAAAAAATGGAGCATGCCGTTTGGTATCCGCATTTCAAAGACCGATTGGATGACACAGTAAAGCACCTGGTCAGTGAAGAAAAAGGCGCTGAAAGAGCCATTAAACAATTGGATGACACCGCGACTACTCAAACCTGGGAAGAACAATTTTCCAAGTTTAAAAAAGACGTGGAACACCATGCCACTGAAGAAGAGCAGATCCTGTTTCCCAAAGTTAAAACCTTGCTGAGCGAGGAACAGCTTGAAAAAATAGGACAGGACATGTTTCACTTTAAGCAAGACCATCAACCGTCCACTCATTAA
- the sufC gene encoding Fe-S cluster assembly ATPase SufC, protein MLTIKNLNVAINEQPILKGIDLAIKAGEVHAIMGPNGSGKSTLSKVLAGHPAYQVTGGEVSYLNQDLLAMTPEARAQAGVFMSFQYPVEIPGVTNINFLKASVNAVRKGQQKNTLDAIEFLSFIREKCQLLDMDESFLYRSINEGFSGGEKKRNEILQMAALEPKLAILDETDSGLDIDALRIISQGVNAMRSPERAIILVTHYQRLLDYIEPDFIHVLANGRIVKSGDKSLALDLEKKGYSWLEETEQV, encoded by the coding sequence ATGTTAACCATCAAGAACTTAAATGTTGCCATCAATGAGCAACCGATTTTAAAAGGCATCGATCTGGCGATTAAGGCCGGGGAAGTCCATGCCATCATGGGTCCAAATGGCTCAGGGAAAAGCACCTTGTCTAAAGTGCTGGCCGGTCATCCGGCTTACCAGGTGACGGGAGGCGAGGTCAGCTACCTGAATCAGGATTTGCTGGCCATGACTCCGGAAGCACGCGCTCAGGCTGGCGTCTTTATGTCGTTCCAGTATCCGGTTGAAATTCCCGGCGTCACCAACATCAACTTTCTGAAAGCCTCGGTGAATGCCGTACGCAAAGGCCAACAGAAAAACACGCTGGATGCCATTGAATTTTTAAGTTTTATCCGGGAAAAATGCCAGTTGCTGGACATGGATGAAAGCTTCCTGTACCGCAGTATTAACGAAGGCTTCTCCGGCGGTGAAAAAAAGCGCAATGAAATTTTGCAGATGGCGGCTTTAGAACCCAAACTGGCGATTCTTGATGAAACCGATTCAGGATTGGACATTGATGCTTTGCGCATTATTTCGCAAGGGGTCAATGCCATGCGCTCTCCCGAGCGTGCGATTATTTTAGTGACCCACTACCAACGGCTGCTGGATTACATCGAACCCGATTTTATCCACGTTCTGGCCAATGGCCGTATTGTTAAATCCGGCGACAAGTCGCTTGCGCTCGATCTTGAGAAAAAAGGATACAGCTGGCTTGAGGAGACGGAGCAGGTATGA